A DNA window from Pseudomonas wuhanensis contains the following coding sequences:
- a CDS encoding uracil-xanthine permease family protein, whose product MQQEFNDPLWRTVLSGAQMLFVAFGALVLMPLITGLDPNVALFTAGLGTILFQIVTGRQVPVFLASSFAFITPIILAKGQFGLAATMGGVMAAGFVYTFLGLAVKIKGTGFIDRLLPPVVIGPVIISIGLAMAPIAANMAMGKAGDGTELIPYQTAMLISMPALLTTLIVAVFGKGIFRLVPIISGVLVGFAMAFYFGVVDTAKIAAAPWFAIPQFTAPEFNWQAILFIVPVALAPAIEHIGGVIAVGSVTGRDYLKKPGLHRTLLGDGIATTAAGLFGGPPNTTYAEVTGAVMLTKNYNPKIMTWAAIFAISLAFIGKFGALLQSIPVPVMGGILCLLFGSIAAVGMNTMIRHKIDLGEARNLVIVSVTLVFGIGGVLVGTGTGPDDFGLKGIALCAVVAIALNLLLPGHDSWKHKKADEPLI is encoded by the coding sequence ATGCAGCAAGAGTTCAACGATCCGCTCTGGCGCACAGTGCTGTCGGGTGCGCAGATGCTGTTCGTGGCCTTTGGCGCGCTGGTGTTGATGCCGTTGATTACCGGCCTCGACCCGAACGTGGCGCTGTTCACCGCAGGTTTGGGGACGATTCTGTTCCAGATCGTCACCGGGCGTCAGGTGCCGGTGTTCCTCGCCTCGAGCTTTGCCTTCATCACGCCGATCATTCTCGCCAAGGGCCAGTTCGGCCTGGCGGCGACCATGGGCGGTGTGATGGCGGCGGGTTTCGTCTACACCTTCCTCGGTCTTGCCGTGAAGATCAAAGGCACCGGGTTCATCGACCGCCTGCTACCGCCGGTGGTAATTGGACCGGTGATCATCTCCATCGGTCTGGCCATGGCGCCGATCGCCGCTAACATGGCGATGGGCAAGGCCGGCGACGGCACCGAGCTGATTCCTTACCAGACGGCGATGTTGATCTCGATGCCGGCGCTGCTGACCACCCTGATCGTCGCGGTGTTCGGCAAAGGTATTTTCCGCCTGGTGCCGATCATCTCCGGCGTGTTGGTGGGTTTCGCGATGGCGTTCTATTTCGGGGTGGTTGACACCGCGAAGATTGCGGCGGCACCGTGGTTCGCGATTCCACAGTTCACGGCACCGGAATTCAACTGGCAGGCGATTCTGTTCATCGTTCCGGTAGCCTTGGCCCCGGCCATTGAGCACATCGGCGGCGTGATTGCAGTGGGTAGCGTGACTGGTCGCGATTATTTGAAGAAGCCCGGCCTGCACCGCACGTTGCTCGGCGATGGCATTGCCACCACCGCGGCCGGTCTGTTCGGCGGCCCGCCCAACACCACCTATGCCGAAGTGACTGGCGCGGTGATGCTGACCAAAAACTACAACCCGAAAATCATGACCTGGGCCGCAATCTTTGCGATCAGCCTGGCGTTCATCGGCAAGTTCGGCGCCCTGCTGCAAAGCATCCCGGTGCCGGTGATGGGCGGGATTCTCTGCCTGTTGTTCGGTTCGATTGCTGCGGTGGGGATGAACACAATGATTCGCCACAAGATCGACCTGGGCGAAGCACGCAATCTGGTGATTGTCTCGGTGACGCTGGTGTTCGGGATTGGCGGCGTACTGGTCGGCACCGGCACCGGCCCGGACGATTTCGGCCTCAAAGGCATCGCGCTGTGCGCGGTGGTAGCGATTGCGCTGAACCTGTTGCTGCCGGGCCATGACAGCTGGAAGCACAAGAAGGCGGATGAGCCGCTGATCTAA
- the upp gene encoding uracil phosphoribosyltransferase, producing MPILEIRHPLIRHKLGLMRRADISTKNFRELAQEVGALLTYEATKDLPLESYDIEGWCGTVSVEKIAGKKITVVPILRAGIGMLEGVLSLIPGAKVSAVGVARNEETLEAHTYLEKLVPEIDERLAMIIDPMLATGGSMVATIDLLKKAGCKDIRAMVLVAAPEGIAAVGKAHPDVTIYTASIDQKLNEHGYIIPGLGDAGDKIFGTKQKDA from the coding sequence ATGCCCATCCTCGAGATCCGCCATCCGCTGATCCGTCATAAACTTGGCCTTATGCGCCGCGCCGACATCAGCACGAAGAATTTCCGTGAGCTCGCTCAGGAAGTCGGCGCCCTGCTGACCTATGAAGCCACCAAAGACTTGCCGCTGGAAAGCTACGACATCGAAGGCTGGTGCGGCACGGTGTCTGTCGAGAAAATCGCCGGCAAGAAGATTACCGTGGTGCCGATCCTGCGCGCCGGTATCGGCATGCTCGAAGGCGTGCTGAGCCTGATCCCGGGCGCCAAAGTCAGCGCCGTGGGCGTGGCCCGCAACGAGGAAACCCTCGAAGCCCACACCTACCTGGAAAAACTGGTGCCGGAAATCGACGAGCGCCTGGCGATGATCATCGACCCGATGCTCGCCACCGGCGGTTCGATGGTCGCCACCATCGATTTGCTGAAGAAGGCCGGCTGCAAGGACATCCGCGCGATGGTCCTGGTGGCCGCCCCTGAAGGCATCGCCGCGGTGGGCAAGGCTCACCCGGACGTGACCATCTACACCGCCTCCATTGACCAGAAACTGAACGAACACGGTTACATCATCCCAGGCTTGGGCGATGCCGGTGACAAGATCTTCGGCACCAAGCAGAAGGACGCTTGA
- a CDS encoding hypoxanthine-guanine phosphoribosyltransferase has product MSADLEHIRQIMREADCLYTEAEVEAAIARVGAHINEQLAESNPVVFCVMNGGLIFAGKLLTHLQFPLEASYLHATRYRNETSGGDLFWKAKPEVSFIDRDVLIIDDILDEGHTLGAIIDFCKHAGARKVHTAVLIDKDHDRKARPDLKADFVGLPCIDRYIFGYGMDYKGYWRNANGIFAVKGM; this is encoded by the coding sequence ATGTCCGCTGATCTCGAGCATATCCGTCAAATCATGCGAGAGGCTGACTGCCTGTACACCGAAGCTGAAGTCGAGGCGGCCATCGCCCGCGTCGGTGCGCACATCAACGAACAACTGGCTGAAAGCAATCCGGTGGTGTTCTGTGTCATGAACGGCGGCCTGATTTTCGCCGGCAAGCTGCTCACCCACCTGCAATTCCCGCTGGAAGCGTCCTACCTGCACGCCACCCGTTATCGCAACGAAACCAGCGGCGGCGACCTGTTCTGGAAAGCCAAGCCGGAAGTCTCGTTCATTGACCGTGACGTGCTGATCATCGACGACATCCTCGATGAAGGTCACACCCTGGGCGCGATTATCGACTTCTGCAAACACGCCGGCGCCCGCAAAGTGCACACCGCCGTGCTGATCGACAAGGACCACGACCGCAAGGCTCGCCCGGACCTGAAAGCCGATTTCGTCGGCCTGCCGTGCATTGACCGTTACATCTTCGGTTATGGCATGGATTACAAAGGGTACTGGCGTAACGCCAACGGGATTTTTGCCGTTAAAGGCATGTAA
- the dauA gene encoding C4-dicarboxylic acid transporter DauA, producing MSFSMPPLFAAWRQTRRAGYSFRRLRGDISAGVTVGIIAIPLAMALAIAVGVAPQHGLYTVLIAAPLIALTGGSRFNVSGPTAAFVVILLPITQQYGLGGLLLCTLLAGVILIALGLIRAGRLIQYIPYPVTLGFTAGIGIVIATLQLKDLLGLSTTQHAEHYVEQLGVLLQSLPSARLGDGIIGVTCLAVLIVWPRFVPRIPGHLVALAVGALLGLALEGGGLPIATLGERFSYIVGGVSHPGIPPFLPSFDWPWNLPGPNGQPLHLSYDLIRQLMAPAFAIAMLGAIESLLCAVVADGMTGSKHDPNAELLGQGIGNLVAPLFGGITATAAIARSATNVRSGAFSPLAAIIHSAVVLLAILVLAPLFSYLPMAALAALLVMVAWNMSEARHVVHTLRIAPRSDVLVLLTCLSLTVLFDMVLAVAVGLLLAAGLFVKRMSDLTDTAELPREFHQALQDMPEHVRCYAIRGPLFFGAAEKALGVLRKFSPEVKVVIVEMSAVSMLDMTALAAFDNILRDYRTDGIGLILVGTAARVRLKLRRAGIHREQRQLAYVNNLEQARRKSERWLAMQD from the coding sequence ATGTCATTCTCCATGCCCCCATTGTTCGCCGCCTGGCGTCAGACCCGGCGCGCAGGTTATAGCTTCAGGCGATTGCGTGGCGACATCAGTGCCGGGGTGACGGTAGGGATTATCGCCATCCCCTTGGCCATGGCCCTGGCGATTGCGGTGGGGGTAGCGCCCCAGCATGGCTTGTATACGGTGCTGATCGCTGCCCCGCTGATCGCCCTGACGGGAGGCTCGCGCTTCAATGTCAGCGGGCCGACAGCCGCGTTCGTGGTGATACTGCTGCCGATCACCCAGCAATATGGCCTGGGTGGCCTGCTGCTCTGCACCCTGCTTGCCGGGGTAATCCTGATTGCCTTGGGGCTGATTCGGGCCGGACGGCTGATTCAGTACATCCCTTACCCGGTGACCCTGGGCTTTACCGCCGGGATCGGCATTGTCATCGCCACACTCCAGCTAAAGGATTTGCTGGGCCTGAGTACCACCCAGCATGCCGAACATTACGTTGAGCAATTAGGCGTGCTGCTCCAGTCATTGCCCAGCGCCCGCTTGGGGGACGGGATCATCGGCGTTACATGCCTGGCGGTTCTGATCGTCTGGCCACGCTTTGTTCCACGGATTCCGGGGCATCTGGTGGCACTGGCCGTCGGCGCATTATTGGGGCTGGCGCTGGAAGGCGGCGGATTACCGATTGCAACGCTCGGCGAGCGCTTCAGCTATATCGTCGGTGGCGTCAGCCACCCCGGCATTCCGCCGTTTCTGCCGAGCTTCGACTGGCCGTGGAATCTGCCGGGCCCCAATGGCCAACCCCTGCATTTGTCTTACGACCTGATCCGCCAATTAATGGCGCCGGCCTTCGCCATCGCCATGCTCGGAGCCATCGAATCGTTGCTGTGTGCAGTGGTGGCCGATGGCATGACGGGCAGCAAACACGACCCTAACGCCGAACTCTTGGGTCAGGGCATCGGCAATCTGGTCGCACCGCTGTTCGGCGGCATTACCGCCACCGCGGCGATCGCTCGCAGCGCCACCAATGTGCGCAGCGGGGCGTTTTCGCCATTGGCGGCGATTATCCACAGTGCGGTGGTGCTGCTGGCAATACTCGTCCTGGCTCCGCTGTTCAGCTACTTGCCGATGGCTGCGCTGGCGGCATTGCTCGTGATGGTGGCGTGGAACATGAGCGAGGCCCGGCATGTCGTGCACACCTTGCGCATCGCACCACGCAGCGATGTGTTGGTTTTGCTGACCTGTCTGAGCCTGACAGTGTTGTTCGACATGGTGCTGGCCGTTGCCGTTGGGCTGTTGCTGGCCGCCGGGTTGTTCGTCAAGCGCATGAGCGACCTCACGGACACTGCCGAATTGCCTCGAGAGTTCCATCAAGCCTTACAGGATATGCCGGAGCATGTTCGTTGCTATGCGATACGCGGGCCGTTGTTTTTCGGCGCGGCGGAAAAAGCCCTGGGCGTGCTGCGCAAATTCAGCCCCGAGGTCAAAGTGGTGATTGTCGAGATGAGTGCCGTGTCGATGCTGGACATGACGGCGTTGGCAGCCTTCGACAATATCCTCAGGGATTACCGCACCGACGGCATCGGCTTGATTCTGGTCGGGACGGCTGCGCGCGTGCGCCTGAAACTCAGGCGCGCGGGCATCCATCGGGAACAGCGTCAGTTGGCTTACGTGAACAACCTGGAACAGGCTCGACGCAAAAGCGAACGCTGGCTCGCCATGCAGGACTGA